TCCGTACTCTTCCATAACATAATTGGTAATATCTACAATATTATTAATTGGGCGGATGCCGCTGGCAGCCAGTCTCCTTTGCATCCACTGGGGAGAAGGAGCAATGTGAATATTTTTTACCATTCTGGCGCAGTATCTGGGGCACAGCTTTGAATCTTCCACTTCCACTGTCAGATAATCATGGATATCCTGGCTGTTTCCTGTTTCTTTTACAACTGGAGGGCAAAATTCTTTTCTGAAGGTAGCCGCCGCCTCTCTTGCCACTCCCAGCACGCTGTAGCAGTCTACACGGTTGGAGGTGATTTCATATTCAAAAACCACATCTCTCAGTCCCAGAACCTCCACTGCATCCGCCCCTACTAAAGTGTCCTCTGGCAGAATATAAATTCCTGACTCTGGAGCGTCCGGATACATATTTCTGTCAGAACCCAGCTCTTCAATAGAACACATCATGCCGCAGGATTCTATTCCTCTTAATTTGCCTTTTTTTATTTTAATTCCGTCTTCTGGAAGAGGGCCGCCGTCGTGACCGCCTGCCACCTTTCCTCCGTCTAAAACTACGGGAACCTTATCTCCCTCTTTTACATTAGGAGCCCCTGTAACAATCTGAATTGTTTCATTTCCCACATCCACCTGGCAGATAATCAGCTTATCTGCATCCGGATGGCGCTCTATTTTCAAAATCTGTCCTACTACAATCTTCTCCAGGTTTTTATCCAGGCGCTCATATCCTTCTACCTTTGTGCCTGTTAAAGTCATAGCGTCTGTATATTCCTGGGCTGTTACGTCCAGATCAGGTACATATGCCTTAATCCATGATAATGCTGTATTCATGTTTCATTCTCCTTTTTCTTTGTTTGCCCATTACTTTTTACTTATTAAAGCTTATTAAAACTGTTTCAGGAAACGAATGTCGTTTTCATAAAGCAGACGCATATCGTCTATTTCATATTTCAGCAGCGCAATACGCTCAAGGCCTACGCCGAAAGCAAATCCTGAATACTCTTCCGGATCAATGTTGCACATTTCCAGAACGTGAGGATGTACCATTCCGCAGCCTAAAATCTCAATCCAGCCGGAGCCTTTGCAGAAACGGCAGCCCTTTCCGCCGCACTTAAAGCAGGTTACGTCCACCTCAGCGCTGGGCTCAGTAAACGGGAAATGGTGAGGGCGGAACTTTACTTTTGTCTCCGGCCCAAACAGCTCCCTTGCAAATTCTGCTAATGTTCCCTTTAAATCTGCAAAAGTAATATTTTTGTCAATAACAAGTCCCTCAATCTGATGGAAGGAAGGAGAATGTGTTGCGTCCACCTCGTCAGAACGGAATACACGTCCCGGGGCGATCATACGGATAGGCAGCTTTCCCTGTTCCATAACACGTACCTGCACTGGAGAAGTCTGGGTTCTCAGCACAATATCTTTATTTACATAAAATGTGTCCTGCTCGTCCTTTGCCGGGTGATTTGCAGGAATATTCAGTTTTTCAAAGTTGTAAAGGTCATACTCCACCTCAGGGCCCTCCACTACTTCATAGCCCATTCCCACGAAAATTCTTTCTACTTCTTTTAATGCGATTGTATTAGGATGGCTGTGGCCTACATGGTTTTTCTCTGCAGGAAGAGTCACGTCAATAACTTCCTTTTTCATCTGCTCTTCTCTGGCTTTTCTGGCCAAAACAGTTTTCTTTTCCTCCAGCATAGACTCAATGATTTCTCTGGCCTCATTTACCATCTGGCCTACCTTTGGTCTGTCCTCAGGAGCAACGTCCTTCATACTTTTCAATACTGTTGTCAGCTGGCCTTTTTTTCCCAGATATGCAACGCGGATGTCATTGAGGCCTTCTAAAGCTGCGGAAGCTTCAATCTGCTTCAAGGCTTCTTCCTTAATTTTTTCTAACTGCTCTTTCATAATGATCTCCTTTACTTTTTCTTTGGGCGAAAAAAAGAAAACCTCGTTCCTTCGCAAAACGAAGGGACGAGGTTAAATCGCGGTACCACCCTAATTCCTGCCTGTTACGGCAGACACTTTATACTTAACGCGTATTACGTCACAGCTTACTGACAGTCTGTAAAACAATCCTGCTTCAGCCATGCAGCTCCGGCGGGAACTTGGGAACACTTATCTGAACTTGGAAAGGCTTTCAGCCGGTGACCCTTCCTCTCTGAAAGAAAATAAGCTCTTACTTAACGCCATCATTGCTTTTCTTTATAAATCTATGTCATATTCTAACTATGTTTTTTACAAATGTCAAGAGCTTTTTCCCAAGAAGCTGCTTTGGAATTTTTCATCCCAGGCCTTTCCGGCAGGCGGGACTAAATAATTGCGCTCAATGAAGTTATGGAGCATGGCCCCGGCTTCTGCCCGGGTGGCAGTTTTCTGGGGGGTGAGGGCGCCGTTTTCGCAGCCTTTCATCAATCTGCTCCCAACGGCCCACTTAACCGCCTCCACCGCCCAATCCGACACGCTCCCGGCATCGGTAAAGCCGGAAAGATCTCTTGTGGCGGTGAGATCGTACCCTTTATAGCCTGCATAGTTGTAAAACATCACCGCAAGCTGCTCACAGGTCACTGGATCTTCTGGGTGGTAAGTGTTATCCCCATAGCCTGCCGCAATGCCCTTTTGGCTGGCCCAGAGCACTGCATCATAGTACCACTCTGTACCTGGGCCGTAGGCCACGTCGGTGAATGGGCTGTCCCCGGTCACTTCCGGGCTTCCGTCTATATGGTAGAGGAGCACGGCGATCTGGGCGCGGGTGATAACAGCATAAAACTTAAAGGCGGCATCGCTTGTTTCTGAATTTCCCTTTGCAAACACAACCTCAATGGTATGCTGCGCCTCCACGTTCTCAAAGGTGTAGCTGCTTACCGCGCCTACACTCTGGCCGTCCACCAGCACATCAAAAATATAGTAGCCGCCATCCGGGGTAATGGTAAAGGTCTTGTCCCGGCCCTCCCGGACGCCGACACTATAGGACGGGGAGATGGAGCCGCCTGCCCCTGCGGTAGCGGTTATGGTATATTCCGTGCAGCTGGAACCACCGCCTCCACCCCCACCGCTGTTTTTCGTCCATTGTGCATAGACGGTCACGCTTGCGGAAAAGACAGTATCAAGGGTGATCTTATCGCCGCCTGTTTTTGCGGTGTACCAGCCGTTAAAGGAATACCCGCTTTGCGTGGAAGTCGGCAGGCTTGTCAACTTCTTGCCTGTGGTGGTCTGCTCCGCCGGGCTTGTGCCGCCGTTCCCGTCAAAGGTGATCGTGTATTCCGTGGGCGGTGTAGGGTTGTCCTTTTCAAAAATTGCCTTGACGGTCACATTTTCGGCGAGCATGGTAAACTTGTTGTTGGTGATCGTCACGTTGCCGGAAACCACTTGCCATTCCTTAAACTTGTAGCCGCTGCTTGGTGTGGCGGTCAGGGTGACGGTGCTGCCTTCCTGCGCCCACTCAGTGGATGCAGTGACCGTGCCACCGGTGGGAGTTTCTACCGTCACACGATGAACATTACCCGGAAATGTGCCATTCCCGCGGAGGATACCATTGTTGGTTAACGTGCCGTTATTCTGAATGGTGCCGTTGTTCTCGATGGTGCCGTTATTCTCGATGGTGCCGTTATTCTCGATTGTCCCCCTATTGGTAATAGTGCCATTGTTGGTGAGTGTCACGCCGAAATTGATCGTAAGGGTGGAACCCTCGCCGATGGTCAATGTACTACCGGATGGTATTTCTGTATCCTGCGTGATAGCAGTATGGGGGGACTAACGGAAAAGGTATTTTTGTCATAAGTTATGCTCTCAAAAATGATGCCCTTCCAACTATCTCTCCCGGTGGTATCGCTAATCGCCTCTCCTCCTCCGTTCGTATCCTTGCCGCCAGCCGCAAAGATGATTGCGTCGCCGTTTGCGGTAAAAGTGCTGGTATCGCTGCCAGAACATCTAATCCCATCGCCAATACCTGCGCTGTAGTAGGTGGCGGCGTTATCACCAGTACCAATCGTGACGGAAGCGCCTTGGGCACTCACTGTGCCGCCACTAATGGTGATGGTGCCGCCTGCGCCGCTCCGCCCGCCGCCGTTGCCTGCGCCGATGTCGCTTCCGCCGCTGCCAATGCCCGCGCCGTAGTACCCGCCGATTGCGGTCAGGCTACCGGTTTCATCGCCTGTGATAGTCAGCGTCGTGCCATCTGGCACCTGCAATCCTGCACAATACGTGCCGCTTTTCAAGACATTCGTTCCACTAAAGGTCAGGTTGACCTTTGCGTTGTCTTCCAATTTAAAGGCACAGCTGTCGTTGTCGCTGACCTGTATATTCACATCTTGCAGGGTGATGTTGTGGGTGCCGCCTTCCACGGTGATAGTATTGTTCGTTGTCTGTCCGTTTCCAGTGATTTTGTGGCTGGAGCAGTTATCCCCACAGCTATCATCAATCGTTACAGGCTTATCGTTGATGTTATATTCTTCATTTGCCAGCGTATTCATCATGCCGTTGAACACGTCAAACAAACTATCGAAAATCTCCGCTCCAATAACTTCCTCTTTCTGCTCCTCCGTCAGGGCGTTGTAAGCTTCATAAGCCGCCTGCAATTTCTCATAAACCTCCTGCTGTTCCTCCAGGCTCATAACGGCCAGCTCATCCGCCGTGGGGAGCCCATCAATCAGCTTTTTCACGTCCCCGGCGGAAAGCTGCACTGCATTAGAGGGAGTAGCCGTTTCCGGCTTGACTCCTTTACACAAAGCCAGGTCTTCCTCCTCTATTATGCCGCACACAGGGCAGTCCACATTTACATTATCCTCCCAGCAGGGCTCTGTGCAGATACACTCATCCCCGTCCTGCTTAACTTCCTCCCCCGGCTTCTGGGCACTTTGTCCAGAAGCGGAGCCGCTATCCTGTGGATCACAAATCTGGCACACATATTTGCAGGGCGTCCCTTTTGTGGCGGGAGCATAGCCGCAACCGTCATCGTGCTCATGCCGGCAGTCCAATTTTTTGTCACGCACCCGCTGTCCTCGTCGCAGATGTGAGGGCAGTTTTCCGGCTCCCGCTTCTCTGCATTGGAGGGGGTGGCGTCGTCCTCTGATACGCTGTCCTGCAGGTAGCAATCCTGGTCATGCTTATGGATGCAGTTAATCACTTCCCTATAGCAATCGTCTGTATGTTCATAGGTGCAGGGGCTTCCTACCGTCCCTTCGGTATAGCCGCAATCTTCATCATGTTCGGAGTGATGTTTGCATAAGCCGCCTGCACTAATTGCAGCGCCGCTGTCCTGTGCGCTGGTTTCGGCAAGCACCGATTGGGGGCAGAGAGAGAACAGCATTGTGCCGCAGAGCAACAGGCTTAACAACCGTTTTTTCGCTTTCATATCCTCTTTATCCTTTCCTCATATTTTCCCGTAAGACATGAAAAGGGCGCGTCGCGCCCACGGAAAAACCGCGGACGCAGCGCGCCCTTTGTATTAATATTTTCTTTATTGATACAATAAAAAAGGACAGACCTATGCTGTCTGTCTTGAGTATATCGTATAAAATCATAACCTGTCAACCCCTTTTTCCTTAAAAACTGCCCAATACTCCTATTGAACAATTATACCGGCGGCGGCAAAAACAGTCAACACAGTTTGCACCAATGATGTGTTTAATGTTACAAATAATACGTTTTCTCTTGCCCTTTCTTCCAACCTTTGTTAAAATGAAAACAGAAGAAAATACGAAAGGGTGGTTTATCAATGGCAGCTAAAAAAATTGAATTAGAAAAAATCGCAGCGCTTACGAAAGAGCTGTTCCACACCCACTATGAAGGAGATTTGGACAAGTGGTTTTCCTACCTTTGCCCGGACAGCGTTTACCTTGGCACAGGGGAGCCCTTATTATTTGGCGGCGATGCAATCCGGGAGCATTTCAAAGGCTTTACAGGGAAGGAAATCAATATTATACAGGAAGAATATTTTCCGTTTTCTTTTGGGGACAGCGCGGCCCAGGTGTGCGGCCAGATCGTCGTGGAAAGTTTAGAAAGATCTTTCCACGTTATCAATCATTTTACCATCAGTTACCGTATGATTGGAGGGGAACTGAAAATGGTACACCAGCACAATTCCTATGAATATATGCAGCCAAGGGAAAGCAAGGTATTAAATCTGGACGTAAATACTACGCAGTTTGTCCGCAGCCTGCTTTTGGACCGCCCCTCCGGGTGTCGTATTCCCATACGAAGCGGAACGCAGACGATTTTCGTCAATCCCAATACGGTTCTGTATGTGCAGAGCCAGCGGAGGAAAACTGAGTTTGTCTGTATTGACCGGGTGATTTCCTGCAACAGCTCCATCGGAGAGATTGGAAAGGAACTGCCGGATTTGTTTTATCCGCTCCGCCGGGGGTATCTGGTAAATCCATTGTTTATTGTGGCGATCCGGCGTTTTGAGGTGGAACTGATTTCCGGGATCTGTATTCCTGTCCCTGCGTTGACTTATCAGCAGACAAAGCAGGATTTGCAGGGTATGATCAAAGGGAAATAGCCCTCTAAAGCGGGGCTTTATTGATACAAAATATAAAATAAAATTTTTACTAAACCTCTCTGATTAAACAGTACTGCTTTAACGGAAAGTTTTTCTTCATCATTCCATAAAGCTTAAAGCCAAATCTTTTATAAAACTCCAGATTTTTCTCATTGTGAGTTTCCAGAGAGATCATTAATTTATGCTCCTCAGCATACGCGATTGTCTCTTCTAAAAGCAGCGCAGCAATACCGTGATGCTGCATATGAGGGGATACGGCTAAATAAATAATGTGAAGTCTTTGATCCTGATGCAGCTGATCTGTCCAGCTGGAATTTAAATAATCTTCTCCCTTCATAAAGTTGTGAAAGGTTTTTAAAGACGGATCTTCTCTGATTAAACATGTATCTGTATACAAAGCAGCCATGGCCTCAGACAGATAATAACGAAACATATTACATGGCTCCGCCTGATCTGACACCACAATAACTCCATTTAACTGTTTACTGTCTGCAAAAATTTCACAAGTCTGGTAAAACTCATTCATATCCCCGTGAAACAGTTCCGGCATCAGCCGTTTTCGCACTTCTTCATCTGGTATTAATGTTTCATATAAAGGGTCATGTGCAAAACATAAATTTAAAAGTTTTTCTAGTTCAGGAAGATCTTTTTTCTGTACTCTATATAATTTATGGCTATCCATATTTTTTCCACCTTACTGGATTTTATCTTTTACAGCTAAATCTAAAAACGTATTTTCTACTTCTTTGCACAACTTCTCTATTGTTTTTAAAAACAATCCTTTCTGCCGTGCGCACACATATTTTAAATAATCTGTTTCCTCTTTAAAATCTGGTTTCTCAGTCCCCTGTTTTTTCAGCAGATTTTTCACAAGATCATATAAATTTTCGTGCTCCATTAAACGTTTATATCCCCATTTCAGCCTGTCTTCAGGCTGGTTCAGCACATATTCTGTAAAATGGCTGTAAACCTCTTTATCAAACATAAATGCATAGGCGTTATTATCCACCTGATATAACTTTCTCAGGCCTTCTGAAAGTTTCCCTTCTTCTAAATTTTCTGCAGCCCCCTTCAAAAGCTGAATATTTTTCAAAAGAACCTCATGGGAGTACAGCACATTTCCGTACCAGTCAATTCGCACAAAAATATCTTGTTCTTTTTTAAACTTTTTCAGTATCCTTTTTTCTGTTTCCCTGGATTTCAAAAACAGCTCCTCGGCTTCCTCCGTCCGCCCCCTTTCCAGTAAACTGCTGTACTGGCTATTATATTGAGCAATTAAACGGTATTCCTCCTTCGCCGTCTCTTCTCCCTGTTCCAACAGCGCTGAAAGCTTTTCACTTTTCTCATAAAGTCCTAATTCTATTAAGTCCTTTTTATTTTCCAAAGCCCTGGCCGCTCGTTTCATTACAGGAGAAAAACACAAAGGAACTACAGCTGTTCTGTCTAAAGCTTCTATCAGCAAAGCAAACAGCTGATGGTGAAGCAGATAAACCTTCTCATCATAGTAACAGTCATTATCAAACTGGGAATGATAATGTGTTTCCATAAAGCTGCCTCCTGTAAAATCATTGACCATAGACGGAATCCCTGCAATAGCCATGGAAAAATCGTCGGACCATGTTTCAATGGGAGCTGTAACCTTAGTTTCCTCCGGATAGGCCTGAGCTAACACAGGCAGCTTAGAAAGAAATTCTTCTAAATATTCTGTATACTCATAACAACTTCTGATTCTTGCTCTTGTGCCGTGGGCCAAGGCGGGAAGCTCAAAATTCAAGTCTGCAATTACCTGACCGGCCCATTCCGGATGTACGTGAAATACCTGCTCATATGCGCCTGTAGACCAGTCAAAATTAGAGTCCGCCACTCCCCACTCTTCTGCCGCCATGGCGCAGATTATAATTGTATTATGAAACTGGAATTTGCTTTTCTTTAATGCTCTTGCAATGCCAAGCATCATAGAAACCGCTGTATTATCGTCCTGAAAGCCGCTGAAGTAGGAATCATAATGGGCTGACATTAAAACGATTCTTTCAGGATGCTTTCCCGGAATACATCCTGTAATGTTGTATGTAGTGCAATTTCTTTTCACCTGAGAATCCGCGTCTAAATAGACCTTTATTTCCTTCTGGTCCTGCAAAATTTCCTTTAGCTCCTCAGCATCCTTTCTGGATATGGAAAAACCGGGGGCATATTCAGGCCCTGCAATGTCCTGAGCGTTCAAGGCCTTGTGGTCAATCTCCCCATATCCTCCTGCCTGTACTGCAAGCAGTCCTGCTGCTCCTTTTAAATAAGCCTGATAGACCGGATAATTAATCCACCACTCGTCTCTTTGGTTAATATCCGCCAAAACCAGCTTTCCCTTTACATCTCTTCCCCTGTAATCTTCCTCTGTTCCCCTGCCTATATAAACCAGGGAAAACTCCTGGAACCCCTGAGTAACAAAGCTTGTCTGATATGCTCCCAGCTGGATTTGCTTTTTCTTTCCGTCCTTTCCAGTAAAGCACAGCACTGCTTTTTTAAACTCCCATCCGTCTACAGTAACAGCTTCTTTTTTTACATCAGAAAGGCCTATATCCTCCATCTCTTTTTTCAGCATTTCTCCAGTGTCAAACTCTGCCTTAGAGCCGGCTGTACGAAATCCTAAAGCTTCATTAGAGTAAAACTGCTCCATCTTCTTGGCCAGCCTGTAGGAATACTGCACGTCTATATATTTTAAAATTTCTTCCTGTATTTCCATATTAACCGCCTCCTGAATCTACGATTCTTATGTGCTTCATTATAGCACTGTATTTTTTTTATGTATATATAAAATCATATGGCAGAAAATCTCTTGCATATATTTCCTGGTTTGATAAAATAGTGACAGAAAGGGGATTTTACAATGGAAAAAACAACAGCTGAGTACAAAGAACTTTTAATGAATGAAATTGAAAAAATTATTGTAGGAAAAAAAGAACAGATTTCTCTTTTAATTATGTCTGTTTTTTCAGGAGGACACGTACTTTTAGACGACCTTCCCGGCAGCGGAAAAACCACTTTAATTAAAGCTTTATCTGCAGCCATGGGCTGCTCTTTTGGAAGGATTCAGTTTACTCCTGATCTACTTCCCTCAGATATTTTAGGTATGACAGTATTTAATCAGAAAACAGGTGATTTTCAGCTTAGAAAAGGCCCTGTTTTCACTCATCTTCTTTTAGCGGATGAGATTAACAGAGCTATTCCCAGAACTCAGTCTGCTCTTTTGGAAGCCATGGAGGAGCGGCAGGCTACGATTGACGGCAATTCTCTGGCCCTTCCGTCTCCATTTTTTGTAATGGCAACTCAAAACCCTGTGGAGCGAGAAAGTACTTTTCCTCTTCCTGCAGCTCAGATGGACCGCTTTTTTATTAAAATGTCTTTAGGATACCCCAGCCAGGAAGAGGAAAATCAAATGCTTCTGCGCCTGGGTTCTTCTATTCCATTTCACACTATAGACTCTGTATTATCTCCTGAAATTTTGCAGGAAATTTCTCAGGAAATTCAAAAGGTATTTGTAGATGACAAGGTGCGGGATTATATTGTGCAATTAGTCCATGCCACCAGAAATCACAATCAGGTTGATACTGGAGCCAGCCCCAGAGCCTCTTTATCTCTTTTTTCCGGAAGCCGCTCCTGGGCCGCTATGGAAGGCAGGGATTTTGTCACTCCAGATGATGTAAAGGCTATTGCCGTTCCTGTTTTAAGCCACAGAATTACATTAAAAGCCCAGGCTCGTTTTTCTCACGCTGAGCCTGAAGCTGTCATAAAGGAAATTCTGGAAACAGTAAATGTTCCGGCGAGAGTTTCTTTATGATAAGCTCCAGAAAGCTGGCCAGCATTTTTTCTAACCCTGTAGGAGCCGCCGTCTGGGCTGTGCTGGCAGCGATTTTTTCCTATAATCATTTAGGTAAATCAGCCGGTATTTGTCTGATTTTCTGCCTTTTATTTTTCTCTTCCTGGCTGTGGACCAAATATGCCTTATCCCGCCTGGAAATACAGGTTACCTCCGGAACTCAGTGCGTTTTTCCAGGGGAGGAGTTATCTCTTACCTGCCGCAGCGCCAACAGAAAACTGCTTCCTTTAATTTGGCTGGAGCTTTCTTTCCCTCTTGGAGAAAAGGGCTGCGTCCTGGCAAAGTTTGAGGAAAATTCCAAAAAAATCATTATGGAGGAAACAGGGGCAGAGGCAGACTGCGCCTGCGCCTTAATTTCCTGGCTTTTGTGGAACCAGGAGGCAGTGATGGAAATTCCTGTGAAGGCAGTTCGCCGGGGAATCTGCAGCTTTACTCATGTTTACGCCTCCTCCGGAGATCTTTTAGGCCTTGGCTCTAAAGATAAATCCTTTACTTTTCCAGATTCCTCTGCTTTAGTAGTTTATCCTGCTGTTTTTCCTGTGCTGACAGATGATCTTTTGCGCACCTCCTCTGATTTGGAGGCCGGACGTAACGGCTACATGGAAGATGTTACTCTTTTAAAAATGAGTCGGTTATATCAGCCTGGAGATTCTGCAAAGAAAATTAACTGGCGGCAGCTGGCCGGCCAAAATAAAATGTCTGTAAATATTTATGAAACAGTATTTCCCAAGCTGGCTACATTTTTATTAGATCTGCCTTCTTTCAGAAAAGGCACTGTGGAAAAGAATGCCATCAATGCTTCTGATATTTTAGTGTGGCAGCCTTTAGAAAAAGAGCTGGAGGATATGTTAAGTTTGACCGCCTCCTGTATTATCAGCTTAAATAATAAAGGGATTTCCTGCGGTTTGATTATACCGGGAGCCACCCAGGCAGAATCAACTTTTCAGCTTCCCGGAAAAAAAGGGTCAGGTCCCCAGGAGCTTTTATATTCTCTGGCGGCAATTAATTATAAAGTTCAGGATGTGGAAATCCCTCAATTGGAAATTGCCGATTGCTTTTCTATGTTAGGCACCTTATATATTGTAACCTGCTCCTATGAAACAATGACTGTGTCCAGAGATGCATTTGCAGGCTTAGGAAGTATTGCCCTCCTTTCTAAAGAGGCCTCTTCCTCTGACGACACCTGTCCTTTTCAACTGTTTTTAATGGACCATTTAACTGAAGGGGGGAATTCTGCGTGAGACAATATCACCCTGTTCTGGAAGCCATTGGGGAAACTTTAATGGACACTGCGTTTTTCGGGTTTTTTATATTTTTTGCTATGAGGCCATTTATTCAGGATTTCTTTTTTCTTCCTGTGATTGCAATTCTTCTGGCCCTGCGCCTTATTAATTATTTGCTTTTGCGCAGGTCTGTGGCAATAGGTGTATATGGAGGAATGAATCTTTTTCTAGCCTTAGGATTTATATGGTTTTCCATGAATTTTCTGGTCACATTCTCATTTTCCCTGCCCTCTGCCATTGTCTGTATCCTTAGTCTGGCCGCAGTATTTGGGCGCACTGTTTACCTGTCTCTTCCAACAAGCAGACAGACCTTTGGAGCTGTAGGCGTAGATACTTTATTTGTGCTGTGCTTAATCATCAGCATCTGGCAGAATTTTTCTAAAACCCCCGGCCTTTCCTCCCTTATGTCTGTCACCTTGTGGGCTCTTGTGTGGGGAGTGGCAGTTTTAGCCTTTCAGCGGCTTCCAGGATTAAAGGAGGGACAATCCCACGGATTTCCCATTCTTTTTACCGGAGGCCTGGCAGCTATATTCTGCATACTTTCTCTGGCCGCTGCATTTTTAGGAAAAACTGCTTCCCAGGGATTTATTTCCGGATTTCTGGCTCTTATCCGCAGTATTAAGCTGCTTTTCACTGCTGTATGGCATTTTTTCGTCTCTATTTTAGAGAAGCTGTTTTCACTGTTCCCTGAAACCTCAGACGGGTACTTGGAGCCTTATGAAATGTCAGACCAAATGATGGCCGACATGGAACAGCGGGCAGCCAACATGAATCCTCAGGCCTTTTTCCTGATAATAGGAATATGTTTAGCCGCAGCAGCTTTCATAGCCCTATACTGCCTGTGGAAAAAAGGCTTTTTCTCCAGACGGCTGCAAATAAAATCCACCGCCAAAAACGTAACCAGAAAAAGAATATCTGGAGCCGGATTTTTTTCTTCTTTACTTTGCAGAATCGGTGTTTTTTTCAAATGCATTTCTATGATTTTGTTCCGCCCCAGCCACATTTCTACCTTGCTTCTCAGGGCTGAGTGGTATGGAAAGCGCCGCCTTCATCCCAGACGCAGGGCGGAAACTATAGGGGAATATCTGGCCCGCCTAGAGGCTTTGGAAAAGCCAGATAAGGCCTCCTCCTTAAACGAAGCCATTTTGCTTTTAACAGACTACGGAAACCGTTATTTATACAGCAAAAAAACTGTTCGTCTGCCTAAAAAAGATATTTGTAAAATTAAAAAGGCGTTTCCTCTCATTTAGCAGGGGAAACGCCTTTTCATTTTTTATAACTTATTTATAACTTTTTTAACTTATTCCTTTTTCTTCCAGAATACCAGTGATTTCCTCCAGATTTTTCTTTCCAAAATACACATCCTGGTTGTTAATAATCATACAGGGAACACTCATCACTTTATATTTACTTTTTAATTCCGGATAATGCATAAGATCAATCATTTCTCCTGTAATATTGGGAGAGATGGAAGCAGCCTTCTGCACTGCCATTACTACTTCCGGGCACATAGTGCATGACAAAGAAACTAAAACCTTTACATTTATTTT
The window above is part of the Lachnoclostridium edouardi genome. Proteins encoded here:
- the pheS gene encoding phenylalanine--tRNA ligase subunit alpha, giving the protein MKEQLEKIKEEALKQIEASAALEGLNDIRVAYLGKKGQLTTVLKSMKDVAPEDRPKVGQMVNEAREIIESMLEEKKTVLARKAREEQMKKEVIDVTLPAEKNHVGHSHPNTIALKEVERIFVGMGYEVVEGPEVEYDLYNFEKLNIPANHPAKDEQDTFYVNKDIVLRTQTSPVQVRVMEQGKLPIRMIAPGRVFRSDEVDATHSPSFHQIEGLVIDKNITFADLKGTLAEFARELFGPETKVKFRPHHFPFTEPSAEVDVTCFKCGGKGCRFCKGSGWIEILGCGMVHPHVLEMCNIDPEEYSGFAFGVGLERIALLKYEIDDMRLLYENDIRFLKQF
- a CDS encoding InlB B-repeat-containing protein; translated protein: MTIGEGSTLTINFGVTLTNNGTITNRGTIENNGTIENNGTIENNGTIQNNGTLTNNGILRGNGTFPGNVHRVTVETPTGGTVTASTEWAQEGSTVTLTATPSSGYKFKEWQVVSGNVTITNNKFTMLAENVTVKAIFEKDNPTPPTEYTITFDGNGGTSPAEQTTTGKKLTSLPTSTQSGYSFNGWYTAKTGGDKITLDTVFSASVTVYAQWTKNSGGGGGGGSSCTEYTITATAGAGGSISPSYSVGVREGRDKTFTITPDGGYYIFDVLVDGQSVGAVSSYTFENVEAQHTIEVVFAKGNSETSDAAFKFYAVITRAQIAVLLYHIDGSPEVTGDSPFTDVAYGPGTEWYYDAVLWASQKGIAAGYGDNTYHPEDPVTCEQLAVMFYNYAGYKGYDLTATRDLSGFTDAGSVSDWAVEAVKWAVGSRLMKGCENGALTPQKTATRAEAGAMLHNFIERNYLVPPAGKAWDEKFQSSFLGKSS
- a CDS encoding LytTR family transcriptional regulator translates to MAAKKIELEKIAALTKELFHTHYEGDLDKWFSYLCPDSVYLGTGEPLLFGGDAIREHFKGFTGKEINIIQEEYFPFSFGDSAAQVCGQIVVESLERSFHVINHFTISYRMIGGELKMVHQHNSYEYMQPRESKVLNLDVNTTQFVRSLLLDRPSGCRIPIRSGTQTIFVNPNTVLYVQSQRRKTEFVCIDRVISCNSSIGEIGKELPDLFYPLRRGYLVNPLFIVAIRRFEVELISGICIPVPALTYQQTKQDLQGMIKGK
- a CDS encoding GNAT family N-acetyltransferase is translated as MDSHKLYRVQKKDLPELEKLLNLCFAHDPLYETLIPDEEVRKRLMPELFHGDMNEFYQTCEIFADSKQLNGVIVVSDQAEPCNMFRYYLSEAMAALYTDTCLIREDPSLKTFHNFMKGEDYLNSSWTDQLHQDQRLHIIYLAVSPHMQHHGIAALLLEETIAYAEEHKLMISLETHNEKNLEFYKRFGFKLYGMMKKNFPLKQYCLIREV
- a CDS encoding M28 family peptidase; the protein is MEIQEEILKYIDVQYSYRLAKKMEQFYSNEALGFRTAGSKAEFDTGEMLKKEMEDIGLSDVKKEAVTVDGWEFKKAVLCFTGKDGKKKQIQLGAYQTSFVTQGFQEFSLVYIGRGTEEDYRGRDVKGKLVLADINQRDEWWINYPVYQAYLKGAAGLLAVQAGGYGEIDHKALNAQDIAGPEYAPGFSISRKDAEELKEILQDQKEIKVYLDADSQVKRNCTTYNITGCIPGKHPERIVLMSAHYDSYFSGFQDDNTAVSMMLGIARALKKSKFQFHNTIIICAMAAEEWGVADSNFDWSTGAYEQVFHVHPEWAGQVIADLNFELPALAHGTRARIRSCYEYTEYLEEFLSKLPVLAQAYPEETKVTAPIETWSDDFSMAIAGIPSMVNDFTGGSFMETHYHSQFDNDCYYDEKVYLLHHQLFALLIEALDRTAVVPLCFSPVMKRAARALENKKDLIELGLYEKSEKLSALLEQGEETAKEEYRLIAQYNSQYSSLLERGRTEEAEELFLKSRETEKRILKKFKKEQDIFVRIDWYGNVLYSHEVLLKNIQLLKGAAENLEEGKLSEGLRKLYQVDNNAYAFMFDKEVYSHFTEYVLNQPEDRLKWGYKRLMEHENLYDLVKNLLKKQGTEKPDFKEETDYLKYVCARQKGLFLKTIEKLCKEVENTFLDLAVKDKIQ
- a CDS encoding AAA family ATPase; translation: MEKTTAEYKELLMNEIEKIIVGKKEQISLLIMSVFSGGHVLLDDLPGSGKTTLIKALSAAMGCSFGRIQFTPDLLPSDILGMTVFNQKTGDFQLRKGPVFTHLLLADEINRAIPRTQSALLEAMEERQATIDGNSLALPSPFFVMATQNPVERESTFPLPAAQMDRFFIKMSLGYPSQEEENQMLLRLGSSIPFHTIDSVLSPEILQEISQEIQKVFVDDKVRDYIVQLVHATRNHNQVDTGASPRASLSLFSGSRSWAAMEGRDFVTPDDVKAIAVPVLSHRITLKAQARFSHAEPEAVIKEILETVNVPARVSL